A window of Corallococcus macrosporus DSM 14697 contains these coding sequences:
- a CDS encoding M28 family metallopeptidase — MATKVSDSPRPLPSIPSRAAVAKEARTAEAPAKPTGAPAGWNADRFEAAAQAPRPLVCTVPTPPPSAPVEPEPEVDTVAVDSDPMTHIAYLASDELEGRDSPSAGLDAASRYVQQHVQKYGLVGPNTSNPDNPFEQRFDVYSFAGRPGVRGEPEGHVHTPDTYGHAPFESGFYLEDAMPRETLALLNQKYEQAMNARGLPLAPPREGAQRSVEELRQLASASGQAVNTMALLEGSGPNKDEVIVVMAHLDHDGVDRRGNVLNGADDNASGSAVLMAAVPELAEAAKRGELDRSVLFLWTGAEEKGLVGSQYFVDHPIPGLGTEEIAGVINVDMVGRWDDQRLSVVDTNSRGQPNYFREVLAQANAQLDDPFDRINQDINVFRDRQDGASFGRKGEDVLFMFEGLSNPNGGGDLIPEYHRADDDIDLILRDNGGEKPRRIKDLMVNVIELAANRTAEP; from the coding sequence ATGGCCACGAAAGTCAGCGACAGCCCGCGTCCCCTCCCCTCGATTCCCTCGCGCGCCGCCGTGGCGAAGGAGGCCCGGACCGCCGAGGCCCCGGCGAAGCCCACGGGCGCGCCCGCTGGCTGGAACGCGGACCGCTTCGAAGCAGCGGCCCAGGCGCCCCGGCCGCTCGTGTGCACCGTGCCCACGCCGCCGCCCTCCGCGCCGGTGGAGCCGGAGCCCGAGGTGGACACCGTGGCGGTGGACTCGGACCCGATGACGCACATCGCGTACCTGGCCTCGGATGAGCTGGAGGGCCGTGACAGCCCGTCAGCGGGGCTGGATGCCGCGTCCCGGTACGTGCAGCAGCACGTGCAGAAGTACGGCCTCGTGGGCCCCAACACGAGCAACCCGGACAACCCCTTCGAGCAGCGCTTCGACGTGTACTCGTTCGCGGGCAGGCCGGGCGTGCGCGGCGAGCCGGAGGGCCACGTCCACACGCCGGACACCTACGGGCACGCGCCGTTCGAAAGCGGCTTCTACCTCGAGGACGCCATGCCCCGGGAGACGCTCGCGCTGCTCAACCAGAAGTACGAGCAGGCGATGAACGCGCGGGGCCTGCCCCTGGCGCCGCCGCGCGAGGGGGCGCAGCGGAGCGTGGAGGAGCTGCGCCAGCTCGCCTCCGCGTCCGGTCAGGCCGTCAACACCATGGCCCTGCTGGAGGGCTCGGGGCCGAACAAGGACGAGGTCATCGTGGTGATGGCCCACCTGGACCACGACGGCGTGGACCGGCGCGGCAACGTGCTCAACGGCGCGGACGACAACGCCTCCGGCAGCGCGGTGCTGATGGCGGCGGTGCCGGAGCTGGCGGAGGCGGCGAAGCGCGGCGAACTGGACCGCTCCGTGCTCTTCCTGTGGACGGGCGCCGAGGAGAAGGGCCTGGTGGGCTCGCAGTACTTCGTGGACCACCCGATTCCGGGCCTGGGCACGGAGGAGATTGCCGGCGTCATCAACGTGGACATGGTGGGCCGCTGGGATGACCAGCGCCTGTCCGTGGTGGACACCAACTCCCGGGGGCAGCCCAACTACTTCCGGGAGGTGCTGGCGCAGGCGAACGCGCAGCTCGACGACCCGTTCGACCGCATCAACCAGGACATCAACGTGTTCCGCGACCGCCAGGACGGCGCCTCCTTCGGGCGCAAGGGCGAGGACGTCCTCTTCATGTTCGAGGGCCTGTCCAACCCCAACGGCGGCGGCGACCTCATCCCCGAGTATCACCGGGCCGACGACGACATCGACCTCATCCTCCGCGACAACGGCGGCGAGAAGCCGCGCCGCATCAAGGATTTGATGGTCAACGTCATCGAGCTCGCCGCCAATCGGACGGCGGAGCCCTGA
- a CDS encoding carboxypeptidase-like regulatory domain-containing protein — MIDEVDQRLKAWVGRIAGDVPVFLGVPDRESLERGVCLYLLELGPAPPLRSGGAGRAPLQISVCYLITAGAESPERAHRLLGELVFAAMEEADFEVELTPVPTTVWAGLRTAPRPCFRLRVPVRRERAMPVIHRVLFPAAPQPTPTPAEALLGCVVGPGDVPIPGALVELPTLKLTTRTDAKGCFRFPRVPPVATLGRLEVRARGELLELGQEVLAAEPQPLLIRLPLKEE; from the coding sequence ATGATCGACGAAGTCGATCAACGATTGAAGGCGTGGGTGGGCCGCATTGCTGGCGATGTCCCGGTGTTCCTGGGCGTGCCGGACCGCGAATCGCTCGAGCGAGGCGTCTGTCTGTACCTGCTGGAGCTGGGGCCCGCGCCCCCGCTCCGGAGCGGTGGGGCGGGGCGCGCGCCGCTGCAGATTTCGGTCTGCTACCTCATCACCGCGGGGGCGGAGTCTCCGGAGCGGGCGCACCGGCTCCTGGGGGAGCTCGTCTTCGCGGCCATGGAGGAGGCGGACTTCGAGGTGGAGCTCACGCCGGTGCCCACCACGGTGTGGGCCGGGCTGAGGACCGCGCCGCGGCCCTGCTTCCGCCTGCGCGTGCCGGTGCGGCGGGAGCGCGCCATGCCGGTCATCCACCGGGTGCTCTTTCCCGCCGCGCCCCAGCCAACGCCCACCCCCGCCGAAGCGCTGCTGGGCTGTGTCGTCGGGCCGGGGGACGTGCCGATTCCCGGCGCGCTGGTGGAGCTGCCGACGTTGAAGCTCACCACGCGCACGGACGCCAAGGGCTGCTTCCGGTTCCCCCGCGTGCCCCCCGTGGCCACGCTGGGGCGGCTGGAAGTGCGCGCCAGGGGGGAGCTGCTCGAGCTGGGGCAGGAGGTGCTCGCCGCCGAGCCCCAGCCGCTGCTCATCCGCCTGCCATTGAAGGAGGAGTGA
- a CDS encoding carboxypeptidase regulatory-like domain-containing protein: MRLARTSWLWALLLALSACTSDSPPSTPDSGTPTQLGRVTGQALLEGATAHEGILLTLEGSEHRALTDAEGRFTLEGLPAGTHTLVARKPGYYDATQRVQVQAGETTTVTLQLRAELGALQGLVIREDEAPVPDARVTLTETGATRTTDEQGHVDFGPLVPGTYTVVAEKNGHVRTQETVRVTNVERSQVTLTLRRERGSVSGTALLESATAHDGITLTLLESGATTTTDAQGHFAFPSVPVGTYTVLARKGLYTEARQSVEVRANLPGQVDLTLNRLPAPELTAPALAVQRGHLRLTGAHFGPEQGSHTITLGGVEVDEYLAWSDAEVVVRVPGSLAPGVHALVMASGVSWRADATASLRVLRQRTLAYAANWGMGVLPDNTVTVWGSADASNDVTPVPSAITDVVSVAAGASFAVALQADGSVIKWGGPDPVPVPDGLSDVVDISAYGTRVLALKRDGTVVTIAGGISEETPVPAGLQDVIAVSAAPFHGMALKADGTVAVWGQDVFDLQTVPADLNDVVAIANTSSSALALRANGTAAVWGFGAAYYDLALTPDLGDVVEIAGGEHHYMALRSNGTLRVWGNSAHGQTTPPAGLTNVAAVAGQAFNKSLALRGDGTVASWGDATPSHLPPPGLVLRVPAR, from the coding sequence CCCGACTCCGGGACACCGACCCAGCTCGGCCGCGTGACGGGACAGGCCCTGCTCGAAGGGGCCACCGCCCACGAAGGAATCCTCCTCACGCTGGAGGGCAGCGAGCACCGCGCGCTCACCGACGCGGAGGGGCGCTTCACCCTGGAGGGCCTCCCCGCGGGTACGCACACGCTGGTGGCCCGGAAGCCGGGCTACTACGACGCGACACAGCGCGTACAGGTCCAGGCCGGCGAGACAACCACCGTCACGCTCCAGCTCAGGGCGGAGCTGGGCGCGCTGCAAGGGCTCGTCATCCGTGAGGACGAGGCCCCGGTTCCCGATGCGCGCGTCACGCTGACGGAGACGGGCGCCACCCGGACCACGGACGAACAGGGCCACGTCGACTTCGGCCCGCTCGTCCCGGGCACGTACACCGTGGTGGCCGAAAAGAACGGCCATGTCCGCACCCAGGAGACGGTCCGCGTCACGAACGTCGAACGCTCCCAGGTCACCCTCACCCTCCGGCGCGAGCGAGGCAGCGTGAGCGGCACCGCGCTGCTCGAGAGCGCCACCGCGCATGACGGCATCACCCTCACGCTGCTGGAGAGCGGCGCCACCACGACCACGGATGCGCAGGGCCACTTCGCCTTCCCCAGCGTCCCCGTGGGCACGTACACGGTGCTGGCCCGCAAGGGCCTGTATACCGAGGCCCGTCAGTCCGTGGAGGTCCGCGCGAACCTTCCAGGCCAGGTCGACCTGACGCTGAATCGGCTCCCGGCCCCGGAGCTCACGGCGCCCGCGCTGGCCGTCCAGCGCGGCCACCTGCGGCTGACGGGCGCGCACTTCGGCCCCGAGCAAGGGAGCCACACCATCACCCTTGGCGGCGTGGAGGTCGACGAGTACCTCGCCTGGTCGGACGCCGAAGTGGTGGTGCGCGTGCCCGGGAGCCTCGCGCCCGGCGTACACGCGCTGGTCATGGCCTCCGGTGTGAGCTGGCGGGCCGACGCCACCGCCTCGCTGCGCGTGCTCCGGCAGCGGACCCTGGCCTACGCCGCCAACTGGGGCATGGGCGTCCTGCCGGACAACACCGTCACCGTCTGGGGCTCGGCCGATGCGTCGAACGATGTCACGCCGGTTCCCTCGGCCATCACCGACGTCGTGAGCGTGGCCGCCGGGGCGTCGTTCGCGGTGGCCCTGCAGGCGGATGGGAGCGTCATCAAATGGGGAGGGCCCGACCCCGTCCCGGTGCCCGATGGCCTGTCGGACGTGGTGGACATCAGCGCGTATGGCACCCGCGTCCTGGCGCTCAAGCGGGATGGCACCGTCGTCACCATCGCCGGGGGCATCTCCGAGGAGACGCCGGTCCCCGCGGGCCTCCAGGACGTCATCGCGGTGTCCGCGGCGCCGTTCCACGGCATGGCGCTCAAGGCGGACGGCACCGTCGCCGTCTGGGGGCAGGACGTCTTCGACCTTCAGACGGTCCCAGCGGACTTGAATGACGTGGTGGCCATCGCCAACACGAGCAGCAGCGCGCTGGCGCTGCGGGCCAATGGCACCGCCGCCGTCTGGGGATTCGGCGCGGCGTACTACGACCTCGCGCTCACCCCGGACCTCGGCGACGTCGTGGAGATCGCGGGGGGCGAGCACCACTACATGGCGCTCCGCTCCAACGGCACCCTCCGCGTCTGGGGGAACAGCGCCCATGGCCAGACGACGCCCCCCGCGGGACTGACGAACGTCGCCGCCGTCGCGGGCCAGGCCTTCAACAAGAGCCTGGCGCTCCGGGGGGACGGCACCGTCGCGAGCTGGGGCGACGCGACGCCTTCACACCTGCCACCGCCAGGACTGGTCCTCCGCGTCCCTGCCCGGTAG
- a CDS encoding STAS/SEC14 domain-containing protein gives MLAAQRRDEAMTDPVPLDAPDIQDVVRTRTLGVAYVGTVLVVAHNAQHPAADDWARYCELIARHQGTATAQFVLAEGPGPSATQRQQALNQVPKDYVIPPTAVFTESSLVRGVVTLFNWFSPRSMRAFVPGDLRGAARHLGLGEDQVRRLVAIGEAVRPAVP, from the coding sequence ATGCTCGCAGCCCAACGGAGAGACGAGGCGATGACGGACCCGGTTCCGCTCGACGCGCCCGACATCCAGGACGTGGTGCGGACCCGGACGCTGGGGGTGGCCTATGTGGGCACGGTGCTGGTGGTGGCGCACAACGCGCAGCACCCGGCCGCGGACGACTGGGCGCGCTACTGCGAGCTCATCGCCCGTCACCAGGGCACGGCCACCGCGCAGTTCGTCCTCGCCGAAGGGCCCGGGCCCAGCGCCACCCAGCGGCAGCAGGCGCTCAACCAGGTGCCCAAGGACTACGTCATTCCGCCCACCGCGGTGTTCACCGAGTCCTCGCTGGTGCGCGGCGTCGTGACGCTCTTCAACTGGTTCAGCCCGCGCTCCATGCGCGCCTTCGTCCCCGGCGACCTCCGGGGCGCGGCGCGGCACCTGGGCCTGGGCGAGGACCAGGTGCGGCGGCTGGTGGCAATCGGCGAGGCGGTGCGGCCGGCCGTGCCGTGA